One window of Papaver somniferum cultivar HN1 chromosome 9, ASM357369v1, whole genome shotgun sequence genomic DNA carries:
- the LOC113312359 gene encoding uncharacterized protein LOC113312359 produces MYKAYDKLEWDFLEKVLTKMGFFQPERGLRQGDPLSPYFYIIFSEALSSYIDNLQRKGTLEGIRVCKEAPEMTHLLFVDDSLLFSKATEKNFHVIKDYLQKYCLASGQEINFEKSGILFSRKIPEHRKVILANILDIQSRYLGEKYLGTPTIFQASKIQTHMGILQAIDARISIWLHKILSQAVRTTLIKHIGQAIPLFQMRAFLIPKHLCKQMDSHLCKFWWGETLDPKDSKLHLLGWDILCSPKAEGGLGFGKAELNNLSMLARNAWRILENPNCLLATVLKAKYFPKTDFLNAKCSWTWKCLHAIKELIKPFISWIIGDGQFIDPWCDRWILSQGSATPNPLVPPDPSIKVVYFIDSQSRKLGCV; encoded by the exons ATGTATAAAGCCTATGATAAGCTTGAGTGGGATTTTCTTGAGAAAGTCTTAACCAAAATGG GTTTCTTCCAACCTGAAAGAGGTCTAAGACAGGGAGACCCTCTATCTCCTTATTTTTACATCATTTTTTCTGAAGCCCTTTCTTCTTACATTGACAACCTCCAAAGAAAGGGTACTTTAGAAGGCATAAGAGTCTGTAAAGAGGCTCCTGAAATGACCCATCTTCTGTTTGTTGATGATTCTCTCTTGTTTTCAAAAGCTACTGAAAAAAACTTTCATGTCATAAAAGACTATCTTCAAAAATACTGCCTTGCTTCTGGGcaagaaatcaattttgaaaaatctggtatTCTGTTTAGTAGAAAGATTCCTGAACATAGGAAAGTCATTTTGGCTAACATTTTAGATATCCAAAGCAGGtatttaggagaaaaatatcttggaacaCCTACTATTTTCCAAGCTTCAAAAATCCAGACacatatgggtattctccaagccaTTGATGCCAGGATCTCTATATGGCTTCACAAGATTTTATCCCAAGCTGTTAGGACTACTCTGATCAAGCACATTGGTCAAGCTATACCCCTTTTTCAAATGAGAGCCTTTCTTATCCCTAAACACCTTTGTAAACAGATGGACTCTCACCTCTGTAAATTCTGGTGGGGTGAAACTTTAGATCCCAAAGATAGTAAGTTGCACCTTCTAGGCTGGGACATTTTATGTTCCCCTAAAGCTGAAGGGGGTTTGGGGTTCGGGAAGGCTGAGTTAAACAACCTATCAATGCTTGCCAGGAATGCCTGGAGAATCCTGGAAAATCCAAACTGTCTTCTGGCCACTGTTCTTAAGGCTAAGTATTTTCCCAAAACTGATTTTTTGAATGCTAAAtgttcttggacttggaagtgcCTGCATGCTATTAAGGAGCTTATAAAACCCTTTATTTCTTGGATTATtggggatggtcaatttattgatccttggtgtGATAGATGGATTCTCTCTCAGGGTTCTGCCACACCCAACCCTCTGGTCCCTCCTGATCCTAGTATTAAAGTTGTTTATTTCATTGATTCCCAATCCAGAAAGTTGGGATGTGTCTAG
- the LOC113312360 gene encoding uncharacterized protein LOC113312360, with amino-acid sequence MVGAPPFVFASKLRRLKDVLKVWNRTVFGDVQFRLKQAELKLDAEMDLLDFDPADELQFTRVSDAKKAADDVRMDLASMLRMKSRDDIKDFLVNHYKDKFNGGDTCIDSKLFDFDHERISSQESILMDAIPNLEEIEAVVFDLGADSAPGPDGFSGNFYRICWDTISADLCKAIVNCWEMRKIPNGINSSFIVLIPKNSKSDAVKDYRTIGLSNFVFKIITKIMATRLSTVLKNLISEEQVAFMKGRNIHENISLASELINEISSSRKYGNIGLKLDISQAFDTVCWEFIAEVFRQYSFSDNWYAWILSVLNSGKISIMVNGCPEGFFSISRGLRKVDPLSPLIFILIEDVSSRNLSKLFARRSMHYMVRKKGIAPSHLLFADDILIFCRGNLQSLQNLVTILGMYKRASGQCVNFSKSQFYYEGGSNSRAVEISNFLGMGRAYFPDRYLGIQLKPVIVRIIHVRQVVEKIKDKLEGWKGQLLSFQARLVLIKSVISIYIIHSMVVYKWPCMAIKQVDKAIRNFLWSGDAEKRKYFTVRYDSLCCTKSEGGLGIKKLLDVNKAMLMKLWISIRDSDKIWERFLKAKYFNGNGNLIDYKLGLSVFPGIRLVFNFVQKHTRSIIGNGENSSLFFDNWCGDFSIAKKLGISSKGPKDFQAKVCDIIVDGIWAIPQATRNLMLRCNIDEDNLPIIDVGDEYKIWDLDKKCVFSVKSAKAAINSPTAIQPCAALFSRKVVHPSLGVQYWKIWTKQCCATDDNIIKKTGRSLASMYRLCRKNCETLSHITWHCSFARRIWAWAAGIFSIQPNEDLVSSYQVAKGRSRMIKNLWLVTNLAIVTELWKTRNKAYFENAPIHWLGFKGRVYQMIRDNSIRMKGHMFNNVEDLRILNYFRVQHRSCKISIPLEIRWFPPNPDEIMICCDGASMGNPGQAGAGVMFRDANSAVLGVLCVGLGWQTNLYAEACAIIYGAMLDKIWKATNICIRSDSMSCIQDFEKDELPDS; translated from the exons ATGGTTGGTGCCCCTCCTTTTGTCTTTGCCAGCAAGCTTAGAAGACTTAAAGATGTGTTGAAAGTTTGGAACAGAACGGTGTTTGGCGATGTTCAGTTTAGGTTGAAACAAGCTGAGCTTAAGCTGGACGCAGAAATGGACCTGCTTGATTTTGATCCAGCTGATGAGTTGCAATTCACTAGGGTGTCCGATGCCAAAAAAGCAGCTGATGATGTGAGGATGGACCTGGCTTCTATGCTTCGTATGAAGTCGAGA gatgacaTTAAAGATTTTCTTGTAAATCATTACAAGGATAAGTTCAATGGTGGGGATACTTGTATCGATTCAAAgttgtttgattttgatcatgagCGTATTTCTTCTCAGGAGAGTATTCTCATGGATGCCATTCCAAATTTAGAAGAGATTGAAGCTGTTGTGTTCGATTTGGGTGCTGACTCTGCGCCTGGCCCTGATGGCTTCTCTGGGAATTTCTACAGAATTTGCTGGGATACAATTTCTGCAGACCTTTGCAAGGCTATTGTCAATTGCTGGGAGATGCGGAAAATTCCCAATGGAATTAACTCAAGTTTCATTGTTCTCATCCCTAAGAATAGCAAATCTGATGCTGTTAAAGACTATAGGACAATTGGCTTGAGCAATTTCGTTTTCAAAATCATCACGAAGATAATGGCTACAAGGCTGAGCACTGTGCTTAAAAATTTGATTTCAGAggagcaagtggcgtttatgaagggtagaaacattcatgaaaacattTCTTTGGCTTCCGAgctgatcaatgagattagtaGTAGCAGAAAGTATGGTAATATTGGCCTCaaacttgatatttctcaagcttttgacacaGTGTGTTGGGAGTTTATTGCTGAAGTTTTTCGACAATATAGTTTTTCTGACAACTGGTATGCTTGGATTCTTAGCGTTCTCAACTCAGGTAAAATTTCGATCATGGTGAATGGTTGCCCGGAAGGTTTCTTTAGCATCTCTAGAGGTTTAAGGAAAGTTGATCCGCTTTCTCCTCTGATTTTTATTCTCATTGAAGATGTTTCGAGCCGTAATCTTTCCAAGCTCTTTGCTCGTCGTAGTATGCACTATATGGTCAGAAAGAAAGGTATTGCTCCTTCTCATCTGCTTTTTGCGGATGACATTCTTATTTTCTGCAGGGGCAATCTGCAAAGTCTTCAAAATCTGGTTACTATTTTGGGCATGTACAAAAGGGCCTCTGGCCAGTGTGTGAATTTTTCCAAGAGTCAATTTTACTATGAAGGTGGATCAAATTCGAGAGCTGTGGAAATTTCAAATTTCTTGGGAATGGGGAGAGCTTACTTTCCTGACAGATACCTTGGTATTCAACTAAAGCCTGTCATTGTTAGGATCATTCATGTTCGTCAGGTGGTGGAGAAGATCAAGGACAAGCTTGAGGGTTGGAAAGGTCAACTCCTCTCTTTTCAAGCAAGACTGGTGCTGATTAAGTCTGTGATTTCGATCTATATTATTCATTCCATGGTTGTTTATAAATGGCCATGTATGGCCATCAAGCAAGTTGATAAGGCCATTAGAAATTTCCTTTGGTCTGGAGATGCGGAGAAGCGTAAATACTTCACAGTTCGTTATGATAGCTTGTGTTGCACGAAGAGTGAAGGAGGGCTGGGTATCAAAAAGCTGTTAGATGTTAACAAAGCAATGTTGATGAAGCTTTGGATCTCTATAAGAGATTCTGACAAGATTTGGGAAAGGTTTCTGAAAGCTAAATACTTCAATGGTAATGGTAATTTGATTGACTACAAGCTGGGTTTGTCTGTCTTTCCAGGTATTAGATTGGTTTTCAACTTTGTGCAAAAACACACAAGATCAATTATAGGCAATGGTGAGAACTCTTCCCTTttctttgataattggtgtggtgaTTTTTCGATTGCTAAGAAGCTAGGCATTTCTTCCAAAGGGCCTAAGGATTTTCAGGCAAAAGTGTGCGATATTATTGTCGATGGTATTTGGGCAATCCCTCAAGCTACGAGAAATTTGATGCTTCGTTGTAACATTGATGAGGATAACTTGCCAATTATTGATGTAGGTGATGAGTATAAGATTTGGGACCTGGATAAAAAATGTGTTTTTTCGGTCAAATCTGCTAAGGCAGCTATCAACTCTCCAACTGCTATTCAGCCCTGTGCAGCTCTGTTCTCGAGAAAggtggtgcatccttctttggGTGTGCAGTACTGGAAGATATGGACCAAGCAATGCTGTGCAACTGATGACAACATCATTAAGAAGACTGGGAGAAGTTTGGCCTCAATGTACCGCTTATGCCGCAAGAATTGTGAGACCTTAAGCCATATTACTTGGCACTGCAGTTTTGCTAGGAGGATCTGGGCTTGGGCTGCTGGTATCTTCAGTATCCAGCCGAACGAGGATCTAGTGAGTTCTTACCAGGTTGCAAAAGGTCGTAGTAGGATGATTAAGAATTTGTGGCTGGTCACAAATCTAGCCATTGTCACGGAGCTGTGGAAGACTCGTAACAAGGCTTACTTTGAGAATGCACCAATTCATTGGCTTGGTTTTAAGGGTCGGGTTTACCAAATGATTCGCGACaactcaattagaatgaagggTCATATGTTCAACAATGTAGAAGATTTGAGGATTTTGAACTATTTCCGTGTTCAGCACAGGTCTTGCAAAATCTCTATCCCTCTTGAGATTAGATGGTTTCCTCCAAATCCCGATGAGATAATGATTTGCTGCGATGGTGCGTCAATGGGTAATCCGGGTCAAGCTGGTGCAGGGGTTATGTTTCGTGATGCTAATTCAGCGGTGCTTGGCGTTCTTTGTGTTGGTCTGGGCTGGCAAACCAACTTATATGCAGAGGCCTGTGCAATCATTTATGGTGCGATGTTAGATAAGATCTGGAAGGCCACCAACATTTGCATTCGTTCTGATTCGATGAGTTGTATCCAAGATTTTGAGAAGGATGAATTGCCTGACAGCTGA